One Nostoc sp. CENA543 genomic window, ATCGCTGACACCGAGATAGCGCAAAATCCGCCGTAATTCTTGGGCATACTCAGCTGCTTCTTGTCCTGAACGGATATCCGGTTCAGAGACGATTTCCACTAATGGCACACCTGCACGATTGTAATCTACCAGCGAATAGGTAGAACCAGACAAGCGATCGCTACCAGCATGGACTAATTTCCCTGCGTCTTCTTCCATATGTAGGCGCGTAATCCCAATACGTTTACGCGTGGGATTCCCGTCTGCATCTACTAATTCAATCTCTAACCAACCATGTTCTGCAATGGGGAGGTCATATTGAGAAATTTGATAATTTTTCGGTAAATCTGGGTAAAAATATTGTTTACGGTCAAATTTGCTATATCTAGCGATTTGACAATTTAATGCCAATCCTGCTTTCACAGCGTATTCTAGAACTTTTTGGTTAAGTACAGGCAAAACCCCTGGTAAACCCATACACACTGGGTCAATATTAGTATTGGGATCAGCACCAAAGGCTGTAGAGCTATTAGAGAAAATCTTGGTATTTGTACTTAGCTGACAGTGGGTTTCCAAGCCAATAATCGCTTCATACTCAGTTTTTACGCTCGTAGCAGCAGTCATAATATTAAATTCAACAAGTTCACGTAGATTCCTATTTTAGCTTTCACGGGGACTAGGCATCGGGAATTGGGCAGGGGGCAGAGGGCAGGGGGAATGGGTAATGGGGACTGGGGACTGGGGACTGGGGATTGGGAACTGGGGATTGGGGACTGGAAGGTAGACAAGATAGAAGAGGAGAAAAACTAATGACTAATGACTAATGACTAATGACTATTTACTAAAATTAAAACTCTTCTAATAAATTCATCAATGCGTTCAATTCTGGCTCATCTTGTGAATCTGATAGCTGATTTTTTAAATCTAATAGCTGACTTTCGATTGCTGCTGCAACATAATTCATATTAGATGCCCTGGCAATTTTTAGCTGTTTTTCTTTGATTCTGATTTTTCTGAGCAGTTCATCCACAAAATCAACGGCATTGCAATCTTGAGAAATCATACCCTGATACCTTTTTAAAATCTCCAAAAATTCAGTTAAATTCGCAATTTTAGTGAAAAACACTGCAAAGACGTATTTGCAGTAGTTGAAGCATCGGTCTGGTATTAATTTTGTAACTGGAGAAAATTTTTTACTAAAAGCCTACGGTAAAATATTAGACCATCATTCATGGGTACGCTCTACTGCTTCATTTGTTGTTACATTACTTGCGCCCGAAAAAATTGTAAATTTGATATGGACTAAAATCAGCCTTGCAGATGGGACAAAATGTCATCAATGCCGACACTTTCTTGGTGTGTGGTTTGGGCAATTTGGGGCAATATTGCGTATTATCTCTCAAGGAGTTTGGGGTAACAGTTAACGCGATTGAGGCGGTTAATCGTCAAAGCTGGGAAATCCCTGGCTTACCGGATGCAATTGACAACTTAGTCATCGGTGATTGTTGTCAAACTAAAATACTGGAACAGGCGCAAATTCGCCAATGTCGAGCCATTCTGATGGTAACAAGTGATGAGCGCGTTAACATTGCTGGGGCTTTTGCAGCGCGATCGCTCAATCCCGATATCCGGCTTGTCATTCGTTCCTCCCAAGAAAACCTCAATGATTTACTCAGTGCAAGTTTGGGTAATTTTGTCGCCTTTGAAGCTACGCAGTTACCCTCTAAAAGTTTTGCTTTAGCCGCTTTGGGGAGTGAAACCACGGGCTTTTTTACTTTAGAAAATTATTTTCTCAAAGTAATGCAAGTTTCTATTGATGTGGGACATCGTTGGCGCAATTGTTGGCAAATTTACGAACTCAACACCAGTCATCGCCGCATCCTCACCCACAACCGAGCCGGGGAATCCCCAACGCAGACATTCTATCAATGGGATGCAGATGCTGTCATCCACCCAGGAGATATAATCACTTACATTGAAGCTACGGAAAATCTAGTTTATCGCTCGCAAAAACCAGCTAATCATATCAAGCATCTTTGGCTGACTGTATTGTCAACTATCACCAAGACAAATCTGCGTGAGCAGCTGATTCAATTTTGGGTAGAGAGTAGCCAAACTCGTCGTGTAGCTTTGATGAGTTGTTTAGTGATGGTGAGTTTATTTTTTGGCGGCGCATTCCTTTATAAACTGCAATATCCCCAACTAAGTTGGCAATCTGCCCTAAATATCTCATTAATTCTTAGTTTAGGGGGTTATGGTGATATATTTGGCGGCATAGAACAGTCATTTCCGATTGCTTGGTGGCTACATTTATTCAGCATTGCTCAGACTGTAGCTGGTACGGTATTTGTCGGGATTCTCTATGCAGTAATGACTGAGCGTATCTTAGCTGCTAGATTTCAGTTTTCTATCCGTCATTTACCCATACCTAAATCAGATCATGTGGTGTTGATTGGTTTGGGAAGAGTAGGAAAACTAGTGGCACACCTCCTGCAAGAATTAAAACAACCCTTGGTAGGAGTCCACCCCCATGATATAGACCCCAGTTTACTGCCACCCATACCCTTAATTGTGGGTAACATCAAAAATGCTTTACATAGAGTCAATCTGGCCACTGCTAAAAGTGTAGTTGTGGTGACAGATGATGAGGTGACAAACTTAGAAATTGCCTTGATGACCTATGCAGTCAATCCCAAAGCCTGCATCGTCATTCGCACCGTTGACCCGCGTTTTAGTCAGAATATTGCCAGATTACTACCTCATGCGAGGGTTTTGGGAGTATACGAACTAGCGGCTGAAGCTTTTGTGGGTGCGGCTTTTGGAGAAAATATTCTCAATCTCTTTCGTCTACACAACCAAACTACTTTAGTTACCGAATATCGAATTGAAACTAACGATACTCTCAATGGGCGATTATTAGCAGAAATTGCCTATGGTTATGGAGTAGTACCGATTCTTCACGCGAGAAATAGCCAGCGCACACCGAAGTTTATGCCCTCTGATGATCTTAGGTTAGTTGTAGGCGATCGCTTAGTAGTTCTAGCTACTATTGAAGGACTACAGCGAGTAGAACGGGGGACTATGTTACCCCGTCAATGCTTAGTGCAAGTAGAAAAAGCCGTGTCGCAAGAAGCAGTTTTTGAAGGTGCAGCCTTAATTTCCCGCATATCTGGCTGTGATATGTATCTTGCTCGCACCTTGATGAATCAATTACCCGCCACTCTACAGTATCCTCTCTACAAACACCAAGCCCACCGCCTAGTTAATGAGTTAACGAAATGCCAAGTATCGGCTCATATTCTTGAAAAGGGTGTAGGGGTATAAAAATAATAAGTAAAACTAATCAAAAGTATTGCGTTTATAAAATTCTGAGGACTTGATAAAGTTTTGTAAAGCAGTGTAAATTATACTCACAGGCAAAAACAAAACCGCCTGATACATACATCAACCAAACCGCAATCATAAAAAAATGACAGCAACCTTACAACAGCGCAAAAGCGCAAACGTATGGGAGCAGTTCTGCAACTGGATCACCAGCACCAACAACCGCCTATACATCGGCTGGTTCGGCGTATTAATGATCCCCACCCTGCTAGCTGCAACCACCTGCTTCATCATCGCCTTCATCGCTGCACCTCCAGTAGACATCGATGGTATTCGCGAACCCGTTGCAGGTTCCTTAATCTACGGAAACAACATCATCTCCGGTGCAGTTGTTCCTTCTTCTAACGCGATTGGTTTACACTTCTACCCCATCTGGGAAGCAGCATCCTTAGACGAGTGGTTGTACAACGGTGGCCCATACCAATTGGTAATCTTCCACTTCCTGATCGGCGTATTCTGCTACCTCGGTCGTGAATGGGAACTATCCTACCGCTTAGGAATGCGTCCTTGGATCTGCCTAGCATTCTCCGCACCAGTAGCAGCAGCAACCGCAGTATTCCTCATCTACCCCATCGGACAAGGTTCCTTCTCTGATGGTATGCCCTTGGGAATCAGTGGAACATTCAACTTCATGATCGTGTTCCAAGCAGAACACAACATCCTAATGCACCCCTTCCACATGTTAGGTGTGGCTGGTGTATTCGGTGGTAGCTTGTTCTCCGCAATGCACGGTTCCTTGGTAACTTCTTCCTTAGTTCGTGAAACCACCGAAAACGAATCCCAAAACTACGGATACAAATTCGGACAAGAAGAAGAAACCTACAACATCGTAGCTGCACACGGTTACTTCGGTCGCTTAATCTTCCAATACGCGTCCTTCAACAACAGCCGTTCCTTGCACTTCTTCCTAGCTGCATGGCCTGTAATCGGCATCTGGTTCACAGCATTGGGCGTAAGCACAATGGCGTTCAACCTCAACGGCTTCAACTTCAACCAATCAGTGATTGACTCCCAAGGTCGCGTCATCAACACCTGGGCTGACATCATCAACCGCGCTAACTTGGGTATGGAAGTAATGCACGAGCGTAACGCTCACAACTTCCCCTTAGACTTGGCTGCTGGTGAAGTTGCTCCTGTTGCTATCAGCGCGCCTGCTATCAACGGTTAATTCTTCAACTGAGTTTAATAAACTTAGTTAAATAAAAAATACCCTCCAGAAATGGGGGGTATTTTTGTTTGGTTCAAGAGAATAGTTGAGATGGAAGATGGTATAGAATTAACGAAATCAACCCTAATGGAGATGTTACTTGACGGAAAAGAGGACTCGACTACAGGCTAGTGAGATTAAACCCAGGTTGCAAGTTCTAAAAAAGAAAGCTTTATTTATAGAACCTAAGTTGGCATCTAGGATTAAAGAAATTGGAATTACACTATCTAAATATAAAAATGAGCTTCTTGATAAAAAACGATTTTTAATAGAATTTCTGAATGAATTTTATTACGATATTCAAGCTTATATATATGAAGTAAAACCGATTGTTAATTTATCTGAAGCAGAAATAGAAAAATTTTGTCAGCAAAAGAATCTATCTGTAACTGAGTATTACTGGTACAGTGTCATATTCCCTAATTGGTTGAGTCAAGAAGACCCAAAATTTTCTTACTGGATGGAAAAGCTTATACAAGAAGAGTATACTGGCAGCGATGAAGATTTAATTTTAGCTCTAATTCAAACCATTAATGCTAGAACTGACGGCAGTGCTTCAGAACGTTACATTCTAGACTTATCTATGGCTACGGATTTACTGGTTAGTCATTTTCCTACTAAACTTGAGCCTGTATTTGTTCAGCTTACAGGTATTTCTAACTTACAGGATGGACAGCTTAACCCTGATTTTCTGAACAAGCAGCAACGATGGAGTAATACTTTATCATGCTGGAGTATTAAACGGGCTTTACTGGTGGCTCATGATGCACAAGTGAACACTCCAGACAATCTACTCAAGTTAGCAGATGTTATGCTTAAAGAAAGTAGCGATCGCCCTGCCAATTTTGTTGATATGATAACCTTCACTGGATAGTATTATGACTAAAGATGTAAAGATTTATAATCAGTCCAGTTCTGAGGTAGATGCTGATTATCTGGCAGCATCCCAGCAATTGCAGCTAGATAAACAAAATTATGGTGCTGATTATATTCATCTTTATGTTGATGATATAGACGGTGATTGGCTGGAAAATTGGGATTGGGAAGAAGATTTAGTAGATTATATTGAAGCTTTTTATCATCATTGTGAACAGGAAAATTATCAATTTGCTTTTGATACTTTGAATAGTTGTGATGATATTTTAAATCAGCCAGAAAATCATGAAAAATGTTTAGAACTCTATAGTTATTTGATTCAAAAATTAGAATCATTAGAAATTGCAAAACAGGCTGAGATAAATAATCAAGATATTTTGGCACAAGCTAAACAGAGTGTTTTAAACTTGAAAAATAATAGATCAAGAGAAAATATGTCAGAAGAAATTACTTTTCCTATAAACGAGCGAAAAATCACTCGTATAGAATATATACGAAAACTTTTAGAAAAAATTCACAATGGAGTGATTAGAAAGACTTGGAAATTTCAAAATGAATTTATAAGGCAAGATAGTGAACATTATTATAATCTAAAAGCAACGGCTTATATTGCTGATTTTTTGGTAAAAGTAGAAGTATGGGAAACTTTCGATGCAGCATCTTATTACTTAATTATAAAAAATGGTGTGAATCCAGAAGAAAAAATAGTTCATGAAAGATATGATAATTGTGAATTTGATCGTGGGTGGAGTAATCCAAATTTTAACTATGAAGAACTTAAATTAATAAAAGAGTATTTAGAAAAGATTGAGCAAGCAAATTGGCAGTCTAAGTTCTCTGATTTAGATGCTTTACCTGAATAAAATATTGTAAATAACTATTGCCTCGACTGCATCCGACAGGCAATCAACAAAATAAGTCTTATTCTGATTAATCTTGATTTAAAGTAATAAAAAGCATTTTCTGAAAAAAAGATGCTTTTTTATTTTATGAGAAGCCGTAGTTGGTTAGATACCGTGTGTCGTAAAGAAATCTTCCCATGACAATACTACCTGATCTGCCCAGCTTAAAATGTTATATTGATTTCCTTCTAATGTAGAAATTACAAGTATAAACCCTGTCACAGGAATACTACTAGAACAAGTAATGCTTGTCATACTTACCTTTAGTGGAGAATCCCCAATACCGGTTGCCGTTGATCTTGCAGATGTTAAAATTCGATGTTTACTACCATTACATAGGTCAGCACAGATACTTAGAAACTCATGACTACTAACATAGTGTTCAACATCTTGAGGAGTAAAAGTTGTTGCTTCCTGCTTTAACCAATCTTTTAGATGATATGCGGTTACTACAAAATTGAATATGGCATCAGCTATTCTCTTATGATCTTGGCTGTTAACAGATTCATACAATTTATCTTTGTCTCGGTATACTTTACCAAATAAATCTCGTGCTGAATTATACCAGTAATTTAGACCAGGGATAGGGCTAGGCATAATTATTTTAATAAAGTTACATAAACTATTATAATCAGTATTTTTACATTTTACAAAATGGTCACTGTATGTATACGAGATATTCGTTCTTTTAGACTATTGGCAATTAATTTTGACTGAAACTCTAGGTACAATACATAAGCTTCATCCTTTTTCCTGAATACTATGGGCAATACTTTTGGACATCTATTTCGGATCACTACTTTTGGCGAGTCTCACGGCGGAGGCGTGGGGGTTGTGATTGATGGTTGTCCTCCGCGACTGGAAATTTCGGCTGAAGAAATTCAAGTAGAGTTAGATAGAAGACGACCAGGACAAAGTAAAATTACTACTCCCCGTAAGGAAGCAGACACTTGTGAGATTTTGTCTGGGGTGTTTGAAGGTAAAACCCTGGGGACACCAATCTCGATTTTGGTGCGAAACAAAGATACTCGTCCCCAAGACTATGACGAGATGGCGCAAAAGTATCGTCCTTCCCACGCGGATGCTACCTATGATGCAAAGTATGGGATTCGCAATTGGCAAGGTGGGGGCAGGTCGTCAGCCCGTGAGACAATAGGGAGAGTAGCAGCAGGTGCGATCGCTAAAAAAATTCTCCGTCAAGTTGCGAATGTCGAGGTTATCGGTTACGTCAAGCGCATCAAGGATTTAGAGGGTGTAGTTGACCCCAACACCGTCACGTTAGATGAAGTAGAAAGCAATATTGTGCGCTGTCCTGATGGGGATTGCGCGACCAAAATGATTGAATTAATTGAGCAAACTGGTAGACAAGGTGATTCTATCGGTGGTGTGGTGGAATGTGTGGCGCGCAATGTTCCCAAAGGTTTGGGTGAGCCTGTATTTGATAAATTGGAAGCTGATATTGCTAAAGCTGTGATGTCTCTCCCTGCAAGTAAAGGTTTTGAAATTGGTTCAGGTTTTGCTGGGACGCTATTAACAGGAATTGAACATAACGACGAATTTTATATAGATGAAAATGGGGAAATTCGCACCGTAACTAATCGTTCTGGTGGAATTCAAGGCGGTATTTCTAATGGGGAAAATATCATTTTGCGAGTTGCATTTAAGCCTACGGCTACCATTAGAAAGGAGCAAAAAACAGTGACGCGAGAGGGTGAAGAAACATTATTAGCAGCGAAGGGAAGACATGATCCCTGTGTTTTACCCCGTGCAGTTCCAATGGTAGAGGCAATGGTGGCGTTAGTTTTGTGCGACCATTTGTTACGCCATCATGGTCAGTGTAAGATGCTGTAATTTTGATAGCGATCGCCTGATTTCAAGTATGAATGATTTTGGCGATCGCTGATTAATTAAAGTTAGGGAATATGACCAGATTTATTCATGACCAGTTTGCAAAAGACTATCTAGAACAAATACTCACTCCCTACGGTGAAGTCCAAGCAGCGCGAAGAGTAGCAGGTGAAGTTAGAGAAATTGATGTTTATTTCATCCCCAAATCCCAATCAAGCACTATTCCTGAAAACTTTGGATTATTATCACAATTAACTACTACACCTGCATTATTTGAACCGTTTCGCAATGCTGCATCTATTACAGAAATTTGCGATTGTCTTTTAAAATTACTAGAGGTGCGGGGAGATTTGCAACGACAAGCAAATCGGAATGACACACGCCTGCTTGACTCTGACTTACCAAAATTATGGATTCTCACCCCCACAGCATCAGCACCACTTTTATCAGGATTTGGTGCTACTCTCCACGCTGACGAATTACCTGGAGTTTATTTTCTTCCAGAACACCTTCGTACAGCTATCATCGCAATTCATCAATTACCCGTCATTACTGAAACGTTGTGGTTGCGAATCATTGGTAGAGGGAATGTCCAAAAACGAGCGATAGATGAACTAGAATCACTGAATCCTGATAATCCTTTTCGCCAAGCAGCGTTAGAATTACTATACAACTTGCGACAGAATTTACAATTAACTCACAGTCAAGATGAAGATGATCAGGAGTTAGTTATGCGGTTAGCACCACTTTATCAACAAGACCGAGAACAGGCTATACAAGAGGGTGAAGAAAGAGGGATTCAACAAGGAGAAAGATTAGTAGTAGAAAACTTACTCAAAGTTCGCTTTGGAGAATTGGATAATGAACTGCAATCAATTATTCAACCTTTATTAGAGTTAAATCCAGAGGAGTTTACCCCCCTGCTTTTACAATTATCTCGTGAAGAATTAATTACTAGATTTTGCCAATAATGCTGATTAAAGTAGCATAATGGAGAGTTAAAATTATTATCATAATTTCAGCGATCGCCTGTCTCAACCATTCTCTAAAAACCTATCATTTTGTCTGAAAATGAAAATACTGGAAGAAGGTACTATTGAGTATCTTCTTTATTGTTTGTGTATAATATATCGCTAATATTTATATGAATTTCATTACAATTTTAGGGTTAGCAGCCGCTACATTAACCACCATTGCTTTCTTACCACAAGTCTTGCAAACATGGCGGACAAAATCAGCAAAAGATGTATCATACACTATGCTGATTACCTTTATGAGTGGTCTATTTTTGTGGTTAATGTATGGAATTTATCTCCAAGCTTGGCCAATTATTTTCGCTAACGGCACAACTTTAGCTCTCAACTTTGTAATTCTGTGGCTTAAAATTAAATATAGATAAGTCTTTATCAACTAACCGTTATCAAAATATCTGCCAACTGTTCCCTTTCACCTAATTTAATTAAACACCTGTGACATCTTCTTTATTTACTGCTGAACGCCTGTTATTTACCCCTGCTACGCCGGAAAACAACGCCATACCACTGATATTCGCTTTCCCTAATGAGTATACAGTAGGTATCACTAGCTTGGGCTATCAGGTAGTTTGGGCAACTTTGGCGATGCGTAATGATGTGCAGGTGAGTCGTTTATTTACTGACACGTCCGAATCACTTCCTAGACGGCCGGAAATTTTGGGATTTTCGATTTCTTGGGAATTAGATTATGTAAATATTTTAAATCTATTGGAATCTCTAGAAATTCCTATTAGAGCAAATAACCGTGATGATTCTCATCCTATAGTTTTCGGTGGTGGCCCAGTTCTCACGGCTAACCCTGAACCTTTTGCGGATTTTTTTGATGTCGTTTTATTAGGAGATGGGGAAAATTTATTAGGGAATTTTATAGAAGCTTATAAAGAAGTGAGAAACGCTTCTAGACAAACTCAACTGCAAGCACTGGCACAAGTACCAGGAATTTATATACCGAGTTTGTATACAGTAGAGTATCAAGATTTAGATGGGGAAATTAGTTCTATTCAACCAATTTCTTCAGAAATTCCTGCCGTGGTGCAGAAGCAAACTTATCGTGGAAATACTCTCTCAGCCTCAACTGTGGTGACTGAAAAAGCGGCTTGGGAAAATATTTTCATGGTGGAAGTGGTGCGGAGTTGTCCAGAAATGTGCCGCTTTTGTTTAGCTAGTTATTTGACTTTACCTTTTAGAACAGCGAGTTTAGAAAGTTCTTTAATTCCGGCAATTGAAAAAGGGTTACAAGTAACAAATCGCTTGGGTTTATTGGGTGCTTCTGTTACACAACATCCAGAATTTGAAACTTTATTAGATTATATTAGTCAGCCAAAATATGATGATGTGCGCCTGAGTATTGCTTCAGTTAGAACTAATACGGTGACAGAACAGTTAGCGAAAACTTTGGCAAAACGAGACACGCGATCGCTTACCATAGCTGTAGAAAGTGGTTCGGAAAAATTACGCCAGATCATCAATAAAAAGCTACACAACGACGAAATCATCCAAGCAGCCATTAATGCGAAAGCTGGGGGCTTGACAGGCTTAAAACTCTACGGCATGGTAGGTATTCCAGGGGAAGAACCAGAAGATTTAGAAGCCACAGTTACCATGATGCGGAGTGTGAAAAAAGCCGCGCCAGGACTACGCCTCACCTTTGGTTGCAGTACGTTTGTACCGAAATCCCACACACCCTTTCAATGGTTTGGGGTAAATCGTCAAGCAGAGAAGCGGTTGCAGAGGTTACAGAAACAACTCAAACCCCAAGGTATAGATTTTCGCCCAGAAAGCTATAATTGGTCGATTATACAGGCTTTGATATCGAGGGGCGATCGCCGCATTTCTCAACTGCTGGAACTTACCCGCAACTTTGGCGACTCCTTGGGAAGCTACAAGCGCGCTTTTAAGGAACTCAAAGGTAAAATTCCCGATTTAGATTACTACGTCCATAATAATTGGTCACATCAGCAGATATTACCCTGGAGTCACTTGCAAGGGCCATTGCCACAGTCTACACTACTAAAGCATTTGGCAGAAGCGACTAGTCATAACAATTTTGGATTTTAGATTTTGGATTTTGGATTAAATTGATACTCAAAAAGTAAATGCAAAACACAGCTGAATTTTATTG contains:
- a CDS encoding NAD-binding protein, which translates into the protein MGQNVINADTFLVCGLGNLGQYCVLSLKEFGVTVNAIEAVNRQSWEIPGLPDAIDNLVIGDCCQTKILEQAQIRQCRAILMVTSDERVNIAGAFAARSLNPDIRLVIRSSQENLNDLLSASLGNFVAFEATQLPSKSFALAALGSETTGFFTLENYFLKVMQVSIDVGHRWRNCWQIYELNTSHRRILTHNRAGESPTQTFYQWDADAVIHPGDIITYIEATENLVYRSQKPANHIKHLWLTVLSTITKTNLREQLIQFWVESSQTRRVALMSCLVMVSLFFGGAFLYKLQYPQLSWQSALNISLILSLGGYGDIFGGIEQSFPIAWWLHLFSIAQTVAGTVFVGILYAVMTERILAARFQFSIRHLPIPKSDHVVLIGLGRVGKLVAHLLQELKQPLVGVHPHDIDPSLLPPIPLIVGNIKNALHRVNLATAKSVVVVTDDEVTNLEIALMTYAVNPKACIVIRTVDPRFSQNIARLLPHARVLGVYELAAEAFVGAAFGENILNLFRLHNQTTLVTEYRIETNDTLNGRLLAEIAYGYGVVPILHARNSQRTPKFMPSDDLRLVVGDRLVVLATIEGLQRVERGTMLPRQCLVQVEKAVSQEAVFEGAALISRISGCDMYLARTLMNQLPATLQYPLYKHQAHRLVNELTKCQVSAHILEKGVGV
- the psbA gene encoding photosystem II q(b) protein, with protein sequence MTATLQQRKSANVWEQFCNWITSTNNRLYIGWFGVLMIPTLLAATTCFIIAFIAAPPVDIDGIREPVAGSLIYGNNIISGAVVPSSNAIGLHFYPIWEAASLDEWLYNGGPYQLVIFHFLIGVFCYLGREWELSYRLGMRPWICLAFSAPVAAATAVFLIYPIGQGSFSDGMPLGISGTFNFMIVFQAEHNILMHPFHMLGVAGVFGGSLFSAMHGSLVTSSLVRETTENESQNYGYKFGQEEETYNIVAAHGYFGRLIFQYASFNNSRSLHFFLAAWPVIGIWFTALGVSTMAFNLNGFNFNQSVIDSQGRVINTWADIINRANLGMEVMHERNAHNFPLDLAAGEVAPVAISAPAING
- the aroC gene encoding chorismate synthase, giving the protein MGNTFGHLFRITTFGESHGGGVGVVIDGCPPRLEISAEEIQVELDRRRPGQSKITTPRKEADTCEILSGVFEGKTLGTPISILVRNKDTRPQDYDEMAQKYRPSHADATYDAKYGIRNWQGGGRSSARETIGRVAAGAIAKKILRQVANVEVIGYVKRIKDLEGVVDPNTVTLDEVESNIVRCPDGDCATKMIELIEQTGRQGDSIGGVVECVARNVPKGLGEPVFDKLEADIAKAVMSLPASKGFEIGSGFAGTLLTGIEHNDEFYIDENGEIRTVTNRSGGIQGGISNGENIILRVAFKPTATIRKEQKTVTREGEETLLAAKGRHDPCVLPRAVPMVEAMVALVLCDHLLRHHGQCKML
- a CDS encoding SemiSWEET family sugar transporter; amino-acid sequence: MNFITILGLAAATLTTIAFLPQVLQTWRTKSAKDVSYTMLITFMSGLFLWLMYGIYLQAWPIIFANGTTLALNFVILWLKIKYR
- a CDS encoding radical SAM protein codes for the protein MTSSLFTAERLLFTPATPENNAIPLIFAFPNEYTVGITSLGYQVVWATLAMRNDVQVSRLFTDTSESLPRRPEILGFSISWELDYVNILNLLESLEIPIRANNRDDSHPIVFGGGPVLTANPEPFADFFDVVLLGDGENLLGNFIEAYKEVRNASRQTQLQALAQVPGIYIPSLYTVEYQDLDGEISSIQPISSEIPAVVQKQTYRGNTLSASTVVTEKAAWENIFMVEVVRSCPEMCRFCLASYLTLPFRTASLESSLIPAIEKGLQVTNRLGLLGASVTQHPEFETLLDYISQPKYDDVRLSIASVRTNTVTEQLAKTLAKRDTRSLTIAVESGSEKLRQIINKKLHNDEIIQAAINAKAGGLTGLKLYGMVGIPGEEPEDLEATVTMMRSVKKAAPGLRLTFGCSTFVPKSHTPFQWFGVNRQAEKRLQRLQKQLKPQGIDFRPESYNWSIIQALISRGDRRISQLLELTRNFGDSLGSYKRAFKELKGKIPDLDYYVHNNWSHQQILPWSHLQGPLPQSTLLKHLAEATSHNNFGF